tctccggtttctgtagcatgaagcgactaggagtatttgtactcccccctggatgggatgctagtccatcgcagggttacccccagcattacgccggtacccatttatacacctgggtggagagaggcaccgtgagagtaaagtgtcttgcccaagaacacaacacaatgtcccctgccaggccccgaacccggaccactcgatccggagtcgagcacactaaccatgaggccaccgcgcctcccaacaACATAattcaggaacccatgacccggagcctacagctcccatactgggcctatgtaacggcatttttacagactgatctatttttagactatcttttccggaaaaaacaaaggcatttCCAGTttggtgaccctatgacgtcagcttaatttcttgtaattggtcatcgggctcctgtgggagtctcgtTAGCGGGAAAttatatctaaaaataaatcggtctgtgaaaacgccgtgacacgaacatagtagagttgtaggctccgggtcatgggttcctgcatAATTAGGATAAGCAACATgcaatcaacaaaaacaaaaaaaaaaggcaagctGAAGATTTCTTCAACAGCGCACTATATAGCGCGAATGCGCTAAGTAGTAAACAGTACAGCATTCAGTTATTCCCGTCCTCGGGGGTTGCAATACGTTCCTTCAATACATGGAATAACGTCCTCTTGCAGTTTCGAAAATGTCACAGCCTTAGCAATGATCCATTTCCATAAACGTTGCCAACCACCTTCATGCAATTGATGTGGAAATTCTAATGCACATTGATTGTAAATTGTATAATTCTGAGAATGCACCGAAGGTCTTGAGATTTTGTTATTCGCGGCCTTCATGGTTCGGAACGTCAACAAATTTCGGGTCAAAGAATAAATCGCGCACTATGCTTGAAAATATCTCTTATTGTCGAATCCGATGTTAATACGGTAATATTCAACATTATTTAGCCCAGAACCTAAAATACATACCAAATTCCTGacaattataaagaaaatcgtCACTCCCAGGTAGTAACCGAAGAGAACCACATGCCAGACAAGATATGGAAGGACCAAGAAGCGATTTTTCTGTGGAGTGGAATAGAGATGTATTTATCCAACAACATGAAAATCGGTGTACATGTACGTAATTGAGATTGTAGGAATGCTATTGGATTTTCGACTCCAGTGTAAAGCCTCTGGCTTACTACTAAAATTCAACATTGAAttacaagaacaagaacaagaacaaaaacaaaaacaagaagaacaagaagaacagGGAGAACAATGagaacaagaagaacaagaagaatgATATGCAAATGGCTAGTCGCAAAGATTAACCAATACATTATCAAAATACATTACATAATcataagaaattaaaaaaaaatcgaagaaCTGAAATGCCAATTATCATTAAACTGTaatgtaaaaatatttgaaacatGAATAAATACTAATTTGCTATGCTACAGTAATTACCAGACCAGGGTAATGACATTAACAAAAATGTATATAACCAGGATCTCACGTTTTGTCTGATCTTGGGAAACAGTCTTGCATACAaaaaatgattgaaaaaatTGCTTGATCGCTGTTAATTAAAGGAATTTTAGCGTAAGGGGTAAGTTGAAAGGCGCTTACCGATTTGAAGGCTCCAAGTAGTAATAAGCTTGTCAAAACCACAATGATATTGAAAACTCCATCAGTTTTGATCAGGTTGATAATagctaaaaagaaaagaaaacagttgAGATTTAAAGAAAAAGCTTGACTGTCGATTCTTTCTCAGAGACAGTAGAAAGAGAAGGGCAAAACACTAGCTACTAGTTTGCAACAGGAAGCTAATTGACGAGAGGCTTGATGAGGAAAAACAATGTGTCTGCacaccctgcacgtgcgtttcaaATCACTTTATtggaacaaaggagacttttgtttgattggttgatggttTTGCTTGTACCCAGGTTTTTTTCACACGCGCGTGCGcgaaacaacaaacaaaatggcgaccAAAGATGTCTTGCTCGATTACTTGCTCCAGGGATTTCTATTGCAGCAGCGACGTGTACACCTTTTCTTCTTTCGGAATAGCGGTATTTCAGTGGTAGCAGCTGATTTCTTTTAAGTCTTTCACTTTCGTGCGATCGATTTTTCGTCCGTGGCTTCATTCACAATTGATTTGGGCAGATTTccgagttgaaatgtttctgAATGTTGTCATAGATCGATTGAGGTGGTTGTTCAGCCGAGGCCGTGTTGTCAAGTCTTCTAAGATAAGATTCGCTattcctttcgttttgtatATAATCCCAAGCCAACATAAGCTAGCGTAGCCTATTAAATGTCCTTTAGAAAATTAATGTCTTTTACCTTCCTTCTTGTTCACAGAAACCTTATAAGAAATACCAGCGTTATTAACGTCATCTTCTTCACCAGTTTCTACATTTCAACTACTAGTTACAATTTATTAAAAGCAAAGTGTGTGGAGGATTTACTAAGTCGCCATGGATTGAAATCGGAGGGTAGATAATAAGGGTACTGCAGTAACCTGTAGGTAGTTCATAAATGTGCAAGCTAtttttatttcctatttttctgagccttttaaattcgattgtttttcaggaaaaaaaaattattcattttttgtGCTCATGGCTGGAGAAAAATGTAGTAAGCTTGTACTTCATgttgatttaaaaacaatagttttgaaCCTCTCAATAATGACTTCAGTTAGGCATTTTCATTACTTTTCCTATTCACGTGCAAATGCTGCAAGTTTGTTCTTACTTTTAGGTAATAAAAAACCCGCTTTTCTCATTTTCTCACCATTTTACCCACTTGACACCCTGTTAATAGCAATTTGTTGAAATTATACATTATGAGTAGGGGAAACCTCTACAACGCAGCATGCCAAAACACTGAAGGGAAGACATTGtttacctattgtcattaatgtgccaaccagaggctCACTGGCTGTTGAAACCATAGGCAACACAAGTTCGCGTCAccagagagcgtgtaataattaattactagtgggaagatgacctttgagtgcaagcggtgttgcgtgacaggcagccgttgagaatttaaacgcgttataagactagTAGTAGtgattaattattacacgctctctagtgacgcgaacttgggctgcctatgttgAAAGAAAGGGtgttttgttcctgtggttggcacatcaTCTTCCCTATATATAGACGAACTTCTAACTCACATGTACATTAGCCCTGAACTACCAAgatttattaactttaaatttaatgaAAACTAAATATCTCAGGCTCTTCAGTcctcatcagaaagtaaatttcaacttacttacttcattaacttaacctggtcaatgccttgaacaAGTTTCAATCTTTAGATACTTGGGTATGATATCTATATTGGCCATCACCTTTACTGGCATGATCAtattcattatatttgtaaCAGAGTTAGTAAATGGATTAACATCATCGCTAAGGTTAAGCACACACACCCGGTCCGAAGTGACAGATTTCAATAGGACAATAGGCTCGCTTTGCTGGTCGCTTAGGCGcgccttgccacttttaaatttaaactgtttaaCTCAAATTATTCTTCTGATATTTGTGTGTCGGCTGTTAAAGGCGATTCCCGTATCAGGAATCACATTCTAAGATTTGGCCACGAGAACGCATGACATGAGCTGCCGACTTGAGTTTCTTTCTCCGAGTTAAAATTACTTGTGCGCGTCATCTCATCAACTTGAAATTTTCGCAGCTTAGGGCAATATGAcaaaatacaaattgaaaaaagcttcaaatttaatgtttttTCAGTGATTTAATTATCAAACATGAAAGTTTGCCAAGTCAAAGACACAATAGGGCAGAGTTAGATGATACTATGATCATAACAAGATCTGGAGCCATTTTGTAGACAACACCGTATCGCACGAAACCTGCTGTGTTGAACCTTGCCACtttaaatgacaatttctttacacaaaccttttctttggttgttgggcttactgcagcaagcgggaattcccgtatcacggcctatgacaaaagtctcgaaaaagggaatcaaaatattttttgccaaggaaatttaaataatCTGGAGCACTCGTAAAGTAAAGCCTTGCGTCTTGGCTTAATCTGTTTGCTTCACGATTCAAAATCAGCCCTATTTCTTCTCCAGAACAATTCCCCACTCTAAGTCGACCGTGTGattcaaaatttcaaggttgGGAAGCTTTATAGCGAATTGAGATGTTCTTCACCAGTGGGCTGCCATTTTTCGACTCCATCTTGTTTAGCTGATTTACCGTTGTTTTCACTTGAACGCCAGTTTAtccatatttttttaatgtaaactcacatttcaatttaaatccgaCTTACTTTCTTATTAAACAGCACTCTATTCTGAGGtctcttaaataaggaaaaacaacgccaggaaggcaaaactatcctctgctCCTTGCAAGTTCTGCAGTTCATCGCCACACTTTTGACTCGTTATCTTCGCTTCATTTGTGATCCTTTGCCGTATTTCCCGTTGTATTGAACCAGTATCGGtcataataacttcttactaaccgagcgcgagggccgtactggggtatattggcccgaggtcgtggcagtacggacctcgctgcgctcggtccgtacaaaaacgaccgagggccaatattcaccagtacggctcgagctagctcggtgagtaagtagtttattatatggctttttcaTTACCTTTTGCCTTGTTTTTGTAAGCctgtaatcggcccgtgggtattacgggagaataatgccctacaattcagtcacaattagccaatcagagcgcgcgttatatcggctacaaacacaagccatataataaagataaggtaatgcccaagtctttcaaatgactCATCATCTTTGCATTCATTGTTTTTTCCGTCCTTTTGGAAAGAGGCGAAGAATATTAACGATGCCAGCACTACATCTCCCATTTCAAATGTTCCCTCGTTTCGAATGAATTTGACCGAATTTCAAGGGTTTTCGGGGTGatgaggcgcatgcgcaacattaGCCCCCGTTGTTCTTTGGAGGATAAAAAAACCCGGCGTGCTGCACGTACAGAACACAGTTTaactctgcataacaacgagGTAGGTagtggccgtgttttcacgagcggcTCAACTGAAAATTCCTTGAAAACAGTTCCCTTCCCAAgtcgcttaaagttaagcgagtcggcaaatttcaatagaattctcattaaatttaagcctcAAAACCAGATACATTAcggcaattactttcggccaatgaggagtcgcttgcggttattcaaatcggaaatacaacaggcgtgccATTTTTATTATCGTGTATTGCATTATCACATGCTCTCTCCTCGTTCTTAACCatgaaaacacgtatcatttttaagtcgcttcACGAATTCTGCAAACAAACCTCTTTCAGGAATAGTAGGGAGCTTTaacaacgacgacgggaacggcaaagagaaagtcatctcaaaacataaattccaattattgtaatcacttcgagactattccaagctttttaacacgacaatggtgtggcagtccctcaagaatgaaaccgattgAGTCAAGCTTTATTTTGGGGGAGAAAGTGACAATTTATCCTGAAGTGCTGACgacctccataaaacctcaaatttggctatttcacgttgtcgttttgctgacgacggcaacgaaatggacaaaaaaaaaaaaaaaacgcacgtgcataGCGTGCAAagatattgtttttgcctacagaatatgcaaatttgtgacgttctagTCGCCGtctccgttgtcgttgctaaagctccctagtaagcgagacaacggctgtcgtgaaaacatgGTCATTATCTCCAAGCTTGCAAAATTATCTTTTGTGGTGACGTTTCGTCGACGCCGCCGACGTAGATTTTGAAGTAGGGACCTTaggatctacgacggcgacggcaacgtcGGCGAAAACGTTACCTCAAAAGACAACTTTGTTTTTATCGTaagtatttcgcaattattccatctcgttcacgccTTACAATTTGGAGAAGTAAGGCACGAGCAGTTttagagtgaaaatagagaaagaaTGATTAgactctgttgcatgctcacgttgtcgtgaagacctcaaatttggtgatttcacgtcgtcgttatgcaaaGCTAGCGACGACCGCAAAAAAtatttgctaaaatccgtgctgcacgtgcagcactatTATTTCTGctctttaaccaatgatatcattgtttcgTGGTGTTATTGCCGCCGCCACCGTggtcatttcttaaactccctcgTCCCTAGTTCCTGTCGTAAAATGACCAAAGTTGAGACGTGAACATCTGACGATACGATTTCAATCTTCTCTCTAAACATCAACAAAGTTCCTATCAATTTTATGCCTGGAAAGTATGTACACATTTTCCATGACAGATGACTTGaaataattgcaaaaatttAGTAGATTAATGCGAAGATATATTTTTGATGACTTTTTCGTCACTTTTGTGGTCTTTGTTTGAGCTCTCGATTTTTATCCAATGGGATCAAGGATTAAATTTGGAAACATAGACATCGtagtaaaaaatatttattaaacaaaaattcCGTAAATTTGTTTGCCATAACAAAAATGAAAGCACTTAAGTTGGCTAAaattttctcgcttttgaaaCGTCTTGACCAATGAAAAGCAAAAGGAATTCGATCGAAGACGCTGCAAGCTGGACTTATCGGCGAGCACGATGAGGTTACATGAAACGTTGCGAGTTCGATCTCCGATTAGGTCATCGCACTGTTTTCTCGCGATGGGGCTTGTTTGTGAAATGACTTTGCTTTTGATTTTGTGGCATTCGCAATCGAAAACTATTCTTCCTCGCTATTAACTATAAATTTGATTTAGTAAGGATTGCCATCCCACTTACCATCTTGatagtttaaccctttcaccgccataaatgccaattgacacttacagattttattctgtctaacgccagacgattttactcgtcaatggggacgCCTTTGGCGTTGAAAGGGTTATGAAATTTGGGATCTTCCCAGACCTCTTCGCGCAAACTTGTAAGTATAATTGCACCGTAACGTCTTCGATCTCCGATCGGGTCGTCGCACTCTTTTTGTGCGTTCGGACTTGTTTGAGAAATAACTTTGTTGCCGGTTTTGCAGCATTTGCAATCAGGCGGTAACCCATCAGGCCCTAGAGCGTTGgcccttcatttttttttttttttttttttttttttcacagaagCACTTTAAGGATTGCCATTCTACTTACTTAACACCTGTAATTCGGGATCTTCCCTGTCCTTCTCGGGTAAACTTGTAAGTTCACTTGCCTTGTGGGACCTTGAATAGATCTCATATCCTCCACCGATCTGTTATAAGAAATAAGTACAAAATAAAAAGGACTTTGCTCGCTAGTGCTGTGCGAACCAACAAGCCCAGGCTGCAAGCTTTATCTCAATTTCGTACGGCCAGAATGCAGAAAACTCTCTTCAAAGCCCATTTTTCTTACGTCCGAAACCCTAAGAAATTTACCGATGCACGAAAACAGGAAGACAAATTAATGAAGCAAGTAGCTGCTCCTACGTAATAGGGCGAAAACAACTCTTTACTTCCCAAGCCTTTGGAAAACTTGGTAAGCGCCGTTTTGAAAGCAAGAGGACTTCATTAGAGGTTAATTCGGCCTCAGCTCATCCAGTCGATTTTCAGTTTTGGTTGGATACCGTGAAAAATTTAGAGCCTTTGCCATTGGGCCTCGATTGCAAGATAACAGAACACGTGTTACGTGGTCTTATAACTGACAAACTTACGAATCTTTTAGCACTTGTCAGTCAATGTGATGAGGCTGATGCAAAAATTGATGATGAAATGATTAGGTAAGCTGATCACGCTAAATCCCTCGGTTTCACCATTGATGACCGGCTTTCGTGGTCACTAAATCATGCTACCGAAGTATCTCAGCTAATCACTGAGATTCAAATTCATAATGCCTTAACATTACTACACCCTATGTTGATTATTACAGTCTACGTGCAAGGGACTGTCTTGAGTGGACAACTGAATGATAAGCTGCAAAACTTACGTAATCGCGCAGCCAGGGTGATTACTTAATTACAATCCGATACGAGCTATTGTAGATACGCTTAAGTGCATGGAAGAAGCTGCCTCTTCgacttaaaaaaagacaaagcagTACGGGGTCCTAAGTATTTGCAAAATAATATAAGAAATATTTTCGTGAAACATATTTCCCTGCACATTTCTTGCCCTGGAATATCTTCAACGCCTTTTTGGCTCAACGCATTGCTAAATAGTATTTTACCAACTTCTTCCAGCCCTAAGGTACGCAATTGAAGTTGAACTGTAGCTCGTCAAACCAGAGGCACCAACGCACTAGAattgaaaacatgggtcctcaAACTCCCATGAAACTAATTAACTTTTTTTGGACTTATATTACTTATATTTATAGCATTGTGGCTTACAATATCTCATTTTAAAGGTTATAAAGTAGGCTTTTCCATTTTTCCATGACGACAAACAATGACAATTGtgtttttgcataattaattagctgcGGTCTTCAGGTGGGCAGAAATTAAACAGATGTTCAAACGGTAAGTATAAAGTGCAGACTGCAGATTGGGTCTAAAATGCAGAATTGGTACAAAATAGGCCTCGGccgcagtctgcattttaaaccCATTCTGCATTTTAGACCCAATATGCAATCTGCAGTCTGTAgcctgcattttatactgaccgtgTTCAAAACCGTTTTTTAACCAAACTTTCCGAATTTTTAGGTCcaaattatgaaattttcatTCATAAGAGTTTAAATTTGATGATCTAGCTCGATTTTCAATGCGAAAATAAGGCACGAAGTGGTCCGCGGCATTTTAAAAACATGTGTTCACAAAAACAACTCGTAtgcatattttatctttatcaCTGACCTTGATTTGCAGCTGACGttttaaaattgcttgaaattgtttccctGGTATTTTTCCCATCCTTTAACAGAGGgttttctgtaaaaaaaaaaaaaagcgtttttgAACAGTCTATAAAAAGCAATTTTGTTTGCACTAACGAGCCACATATATAACGTCGAGAAATTATTAATAAGGTTAGGTTTTGTGAgcacatgttttttaaatgccgCGAACCACTTCCTGCAGTCTTTGTCGTGTTGACAATCGCGCTAGATAATCAAATTATACTCTTATGAATGAAAATGTTATGTGATTTGGACTTAAAAATTCGGAAAGTTTGGTCATGGGCGCTGGTGTTGTTATCGATCTGCAGAAAGATACATACAAAAGAAAGTTACAGCTGTTGCGATTTGCACCGTAATAAAGTTTGGGTCGTTACAAAGTGCGAGGCAGCGAGGCGTGCGAGGCATGctaatttcgcatttaagtctaagcacccatttcaaatagcgct
This portion of the Montipora capricornis isolate CH-2021 chromosome 11, ASM3666992v2, whole genome shotgun sequence genome encodes:
- the LOC138024955 gene encoding uncharacterized protein isoform X1; this translates as MAVLVRTCCWGCDLKIGVLLIAIFSVIGGGYEIYSRSHKASELTSLPEKDREDPELQVLTIINLIKTDGVFNIIVVLTSLLLLGAFKSKNRFLVLPYLVWHVVLFGYYLGVTIFFIIVRNLVAIVISNAIYWVFSVYFLIVVYSFHEALREDPSGATAGYGPENPPGQVASAPTPPAVPY
- the LOC138024955 gene encoding uncharacterized protein isoform X2, yielding MGKIPGKQFQAILKRQLQIKIGGGYEIYSRSHKASELTSLPEKDREDPELQVLTIINLIKTDGVFNIIVVLTSLLLLGAFKSKNRFLVLPYLVWHVVLFGYYLGVTIFFIIVRNLVAIVISNAIYWVFSVYFLIVVYSFHEALREDPSGATAGYGPENPPGQVASAPTPPAVPY